Proteins encoded within one genomic window of Gallus gallus isolate bGalGal1 chromosome 1, bGalGal1.mat.broiler.GRCg7b, whole genome shotgun sequence:
- the LOC101751046 gene encoding uncharacterized protein LOC101751046 isoform X3, translating to MSKRKEKTSHSEEQVCMLCRRADVHPDICGPTLSESGLCVHKFCLFFANGLYEHTALQRAVLKFPLDAIRCTIEEAEQKHCFVCGEKGASICCAETGCERSFHLPCATDGECVTHFFGRHRSFCCEHRPQQIVEADPEPDTACIICLEPVGDKKSYHTMVCPVCIQAWFHRSCIQVGALPLLCSHRRCSAAPGPAHTLAACVLLPQGQAMSAGILRFQCPVCRDRMQFRTQMHILGIQIPARRPTWEDKESYEKLYEMHGLCDVSECLYTEGREQAEEEGPWELLVCTSCAVQGTHRHCSSLSESITSWECDICAGVGTASSDEPQLAGPSTASQEAEGPSPSSPEPGNHRSDSTSKAASESPCGSQLPKRSSLSSQPRTGQSKSRGHTSKQHQGHQGSSPTPAPGAESSPRGSTSKREVGSSRNCPVAERRRQSGQQGTGRTRSRSPLKDRASNSPSQLRRNPGSRRSAASATVSGRRTAASATASGRRTPAPGAESSTHTSGSRRASRNSPGAGSIRCHKEQGTSRRQSQSSLQGPASNSSSQPRGRRGSRLSAESGSQSSGRQVTSRSSRDSALPEHRRHSQNQERSRSPRDRRASNSPRQSGGSQSRSPRQRRPSQARRHSQNQP from the exons ATGtccaaaaggaaggagaagaccTCCCACTCGGAGGAGCAAG TATGCATGCTGTGTCGCCGAGCAGACGTTCACCCGGACATCTGCGGGCCCACCCTCAGCGAGAGCGGGCTTTGCGTCCACAAGTTTTGCTTG ttTTTTGCCAACGGCCTGTATGAACACACTGCCCTCCAGAGGGCAGTTCTCAAGTTCCCCCTTGATGCCATCAGATGCACAATcgaggaggcagagcagaag cactgcttcgTTTGTGGAGAGAAGGGGGCCTCCATCTGCTGCGCAGAGACAGGCTGTGAGCGTAGCTTTCATCTGCCCTGTGCCACGGATGGCGAATGCGTCACGCACTTCTTTGGGAGGCACAG gtccttctgctgtgAGCACCGCCCTCAGCAGATAGTGGAGGCAGATCCAGAGCCTGACACAGCCTGCATCATCTGCCTGGAGCCCGTGGGGGACAAAAAGTCCTACcacaccatggtgtgcccaGTGTGCATACAGGCCTGGTTCCACCGGAGctgcatccaggtaggagccctccccttGCTCTGCAGTCACCGCAGGTGCTCAGCGGCACCAGGCCCCGCTCACACTCTGGCTGCTTGTGTGTTACTGCCGCAGGGACAGGCCATGAGCGCTGGCATTCTGCGCTTCCAATGTCCCGTCTGCAGAGACAGGATGCAGTTCCGGACGCAAATGCACATCCTCGGGATCCAAATCCCAGCCAG AAGACCAACATGGGAGGACAAGGAGTCCTATGAAAAGCTGTACGAGATGCACGGGCTCTGTGATGTCAGCGAGTGCCTGTACACAGAAGGCAGggagcaagcagaggaagaggg gccctgggagctgctcgtTTGCACCTCTTGTGCTGTGCAAGGCACCCACCGGCACTGCTCCTCCTTGAGCGAGAGCATAACAAGCTGGGAGTGTGACATCTGTGCTGGCGTGGGCACAG CCTCCAGTGACGAGCCGCAGCTtgctggtcccagcactgccagccaggagGCAGAGGGGCCATCTCCTAGCTCCCCAGAACCTGGCAACCACAGATCCGACTCCACCAGCAAGGCAGCATCGGAGTCACCCTGTGGTTCTCAGCTGCCTAAGCGCAGCAGCCTGTCCAGCCAGCCCAGGACAGGACAGAGCAAGAGCCGCGGACATACATCTAAGCAGCACCAAGGACACCAAGGGAGCAGCCCTACACCAGCTCcaggtgctgagagcagcccccGCGGATCCACCAGCAAGCGGGAAGTGGGGTCCTCCAGAAATTGCCCAGTGGCTGAACGCAGAAGGCAATCTGGGCAGCAGGGCACAGGCCGGACAAGAAGCCGCTCTCCGCTGAAGGATCGTGCCTCCAATTCCCCGAGCCAGCTCAGAAGAAATCCTGGCAGCAGACGTAGTGCAGCCTCAGCTACTGTGAGCGGCAGACGTACTGCGGCCTCAGCTACTGCCAGCGGCAGACGTACTCCAGCCCcaggtgctgagagcagcacgCACACCTCTGGCAGCCGGAGGGCATCCAGGAATTCCCCAGGGGCTGGAAGCATAAGATGCCACAAAGAGCAAGGCACAAGCCGGAGACAGAGCCAATCCTCCCTCCAAGGTCCGGCATCAAATTCCTCGAGCCAGCCCCGAGGACGCCGTGGCAGCAGGCTTAGTGCTGAGAGCGGCTCCCAGAGCTCTGGCAGACAGGTGACATCCAGGTCCTCCAGGGATTCCGCGCTGCCTGAACACAGAAGGCATTCCCAGAACCAGGAACGAAGCCGTTCCCCGCGGGATCGTCGGGCTTCCAATTCCCCAAGACAGTCTGGAGGAAGCCAGAGCCGCAGTCCCAGGCAGCGGCGGCCATCTCAGGCACGACGCCACTCCCAGAACCAGCCCTGA
- the LOC101751046 gene encoding uncharacterized protein LOC101751046 isoform X1 has product MAPLLLSQLGLRVPAVTVGPTVALVPLASSSPAPHPAWQAQCRPQATVLGDTRYSLLLLSALSSSVCMLCRRADVHPDICGPTLSESGLCVHKFCLFFANGLYEHTALQRAVLKFPLDAIRCTIEEAEQKHCFVCGEKGASICCAETGCERSFHLPCATDGECVTHFFGRHRSFCCEHRPQQIVEADPEPDTACIICLEPVGDKKSYHTMVCPVCIQAWFHRSCIQVGALPLLCSHRRCSAAPGPAHTLAACVLLPQGQAMSAGILRFQCPVCRDRMQFRTQMHILGIQIPARRPTWEDKESYEKLYEMHGLCDVSECLYTEGREQAEEEGPWELLVCTSCAVQGTHRHCSSLSESITSWECDICAGVGTASSDEPQLAGPSTASQEAEGPSPSSPEPGNHRSDSTSKAASESPCGSQLPKRSSLSSQPRTGQSKSRGHTSKQHQGHQGSSPTPAPGAESSPRGSTSKREVGSSRNCPVAERRRQSGQQGTGRTRSRSPLKDRASNSPSQLRRNPGSRRSAASATVSGRRTAASATASGRRTPAPGAESSTHTSGSRRASRNSPGAGSIRCHKEQGTSRRQSQSSLQGPASNSSSQPRGRRGSRLSAESGSQSSGRQVTSRSSRDSALPEHRRHSQNQERSRSPRDRRASNSPRQSGGSQSRSPRQRRPSQARRHSQNQP; this is encoded by the exons atggcccctctgctcctcagccagCTTGGCCTGCGCGTGCCTGCCGTGACTGTTGGGCCTACCGTGGCCCTTGTCCCCCTCGCATCTTCCAGCCCTGCCCCTCATCCAGCATGGCAGGCACAGTGCAGGCCCCAGGCAACAGTCCTCGGGGACACTCGGTACTCACTGCTGCTTCTATCGGCTCTCTCCTCTTCAGTATGCATGCTGTGTCGCCGAGCAGACGTTCACCCGGACATCTGCGGGCCCACCCTCAGCGAGAGCGGGCTTTGCGTCCACAAGTTTTGCTTG ttTTTTGCCAACGGCCTGTATGAACACACTGCCCTCCAGAGGGCAGTTCTCAAGTTCCCCCTTGATGCCATCAGATGCACAATcgaggaggcagagcagaag cactgcttcgTTTGTGGAGAGAAGGGGGCCTCCATCTGCTGCGCAGAGACAGGCTGTGAGCGTAGCTTTCATCTGCCCTGTGCCACGGATGGCGAATGCGTCACGCACTTCTTTGGGAGGCACAG gtccttctgctgtgAGCACCGCCCTCAGCAGATAGTGGAGGCAGATCCAGAGCCTGACACAGCCTGCATCATCTGCCTGGAGCCCGTGGGGGACAAAAAGTCCTACcacaccatggtgtgcccaGTGTGCATACAGGCCTGGTTCCACCGGAGctgcatccaggtaggagccctccccttGCTCTGCAGTCACCGCAGGTGCTCAGCGGCACCAGGCCCCGCTCACACTCTGGCTGCTTGTGTGTTACTGCCGCAGGGACAGGCCATGAGCGCTGGCATTCTGCGCTTCCAATGTCCCGTCTGCAGAGACAGGATGCAGTTCCGGACGCAAATGCACATCCTCGGGATCCAAATCCCAGCCAG AAGACCAACATGGGAGGACAAGGAGTCCTATGAAAAGCTGTACGAGATGCACGGGCTCTGTGATGTCAGCGAGTGCCTGTACACAGAAGGCAGggagcaagcagaggaagaggg gccctgggagctgctcgtTTGCACCTCTTGTGCTGTGCAAGGCACCCACCGGCACTGCTCCTCCTTGAGCGAGAGCATAACAAGCTGGGAGTGTGACATCTGTGCTGGCGTGGGCACAG CCTCCAGTGACGAGCCGCAGCTtgctggtcccagcactgccagccaggagGCAGAGGGGCCATCTCCTAGCTCCCCAGAACCTGGCAACCACAGATCCGACTCCACCAGCAAGGCAGCATCGGAGTCACCCTGTGGTTCTCAGCTGCCTAAGCGCAGCAGCCTGTCCAGCCAGCCCAGGACAGGACAGAGCAAGAGCCGCGGACATACATCTAAGCAGCACCAAGGACACCAAGGGAGCAGCCCTACACCAGCTCcaggtgctgagagcagcccccGCGGATCCACCAGCAAGCGGGAAGTGGGGTCCTCCAGAAATTGCCCAGTGGCTGAACGCAGAAGGCAATCTGGGCAGCAGGGCACAGGCCGGACAAGAAGCCGCTCTCCGCTGAAGGATCGTGCCTCCAATTCCCCGAGCCAGCTCAGAAGAAATCCTGGCAGCAGACGTAGTGCAGCCTCAGCTACTGTGAGCGGCAGACGTACTGCGGCCTCAGCTACTGCCAGCGGCAGACGTACTCCAGCCCcaggtgctgagagcagcacgCACACCTCTGGCAGCCGGAGGGCATCCAGGAATTCCCCAGGGGCTGGAAGCATAAGATGCCACAAAGAGCAAGGCACAAGCCGGAGACAGAGCCAATCCTCCCTCCAAGGTCCGGCATCAAATTCCTCGAGCCAGCCCCGAGGACGCCGTGGCAGCAGGCTTAGTGCTGAGAGCGGCTCCCAGAGCTCTGGCAGACAGGTGACATCCAGGTCCTCCAGGGATTCCGCGCTGCCTGAACACAGAAGGCATTCCCAGAACCAGGAACGAAGCCGTTCCCCGCGGGATCGTCGGGCTTCCAATTCCCCAAGACAGTCTGGAGGAAGCCAGAGCCGCAGTCCCAGGCAGCGGCGGCCATCTCAGGCACGACGCCACTCCCAGAACCAGCCCTGA
- the LOC101751046 gene encoding uncharacterized protein LOC101751046 isoform X2: MAPLLLSQLGLRVPAVTVGPTVALVPLASSSPAPHPAWQAQCRPQATVLGDTRYSLLLLSALSSSVCMLCRRADVHPDICGPTLSESGLCVHKFCLFFANGLYEHTALQRAVLKFPLDAIRCTIEEAEQKHCFVCGEKGASICCAETGCERSFHLPCATDGECVTHFFGRHRSFCCEHRPQQIVEADPEPDTACIICLEPVGDKKSYHTMVCPVCIQAWFHRSCIQGQAMSAGILRFQCPVCRDRMQFRTQMHILGIQIPARRPTWEDKESYEKLYEMHGLCDVSECLYTEGREQAEEEGPWELLVCTSCAVQGTHRHCSSLSESITSWECDICAGVGTASSDEPQLAGPSTASQEAEGPSPSSPEPGNHRSDSTSKAASESPCGSQLPKRSSLSSQPRTGQSKSRGHTSKQHQGHQGSSPTPAPGAESSPRGSTSKREVGSSRNCPVAERRRQSGQQGTGRTRSRSPLKDRASNSPSQLRRNPGSRRSAASATVSGRRTAASATASGRRTPAPGAESSTHTSGSRRASRNSPGAGSIRCHKEQGTSRRQSQSSLQGPASNSSSQPRGRRGSRLSAESGSQSSGRQVTSRSSRDSALPEHRRHSQNQERSRSPRDRRASNSPRQSGGSQSRSPRQRRPSQARRHSQNQP; encoded by the exons atggcccctctgctcctcagccagCTTGGCCTGCGCGTGCCTGCCGTGACTGTTGGGCCTACCGTGGCCCTTGTCCCCCTCGCATCTTCCAGCCCTGCCCCTCATCCAGCATGGCAGGCACAGTGCAGGCCCCAGGCAACAGTCCTCGGGGACACTCGGTACTCACTGCTGCTTCTATCGGCTCTCTCCTCTTCAGTATGCATGCTGTGTCGCCGAGCAGACGTTCACCCGGACATCTGCGGGCCCACCCTCAGCGAGAGCGGGCTTTGCGTCCACAAGTTTTGCTTG ttTTTTGCCAACGGCCTGTATGAACACACTGCCCTCCAGAGGGCAGTTCTCAAGTTCCCCCTTGATGCCATCAGATGCACAATcgaggaggcagagcagaag cactgcttcgTTTGTGGAGAGAAGGGGGCCTCCATCTGCTGCGCAGAGACAGGCTGTGAGCGTAGCTTTCATCTGCCCTGTGCCACGGATGGCGAATGCGTCACGCACTTCTTTGGGAGGCACAG gtccttctgctgtgAGCACCGCCCTCAGCAGATAGTGGAGGCAGATCCAGAGCCTGACACAGCCTGCATCATCTGCCTGGAGCCCGTGGGGGACAAAAAGTCCTACcacaccatggtgtgcccaGTGTGCATACAGGCCTGGTTCCACCGGAGctgcatccag GGACAGGCCATGAGCGCTGGCATTCTGCGCTTCCAATGTCCCGTCTGCAGAGACAGGATGCAGTTCCGGACGCAAATGCACATCCTCGGGATCCAAATCCCAGCCAG AAGACCAACATGGGAGGACAAGGAGTCCTATGAAAAGCTGTACGAGATGCACGGGCTCTGTGATGTCAGCGAGTGCCTGTACACAGAAGGCAGggagcaagcagaggaagaggg gccctgggagctgctcgtTTGCACCTCTTGTGCTGTGCAAGGCACCCACCGGCACTGCTCCTCCTTGAGCGAGAGCATAACAAGCTGGGAGTGTGACATCTGTGCTGGCGTGGGCACAG CCTCCAGTGACGAGCCGCAGCTtgctggtcccagcactgccagccaggagGCAGAGGGGCCATCTCCTAGCTCCCCAGAACCTGGCAACCACAGATCCGACTCCACCAGCAAGGCAGCATCGGAGTCACCCTGTGGTTCTCAGCTGCCTAAGCGCAGCAGCCTGTCCAGCCAGCCCAGGACAGGACAGAGCAAGAGCCGCGGACATACATCTAAGCAGCACCAAGGACACCAAGGGAGCAGCCCTACACCAGCTCcaggtgctgagagcagcccccGCGGATCCACCAGCAAGCGGGAAGTGGGGTCCTCCAGAAATTGCCCAGTGGCTGAACGCAGAAGGCAATCTGGGCAGCAGGGCACAGGCCGGACAAGAAGCCGCTCTCCGCTGAAGGATCGTGCCTCCAATTCCCCGAGCCAGCTCAGAAGAAATCCTGGCAGCAGACGTAGTGCAGCCTCAGCTACTGTGAGCGGCAGACGTACTGCGGCCTCAGCTACTGCCAGCGGCAGACGTACTCCAGCCCcaggtgctgagagcagcacgCACACCTCTGGCAGCCGGAGGGCATCCAGGAATTCCCCAGGGGCTGGAAGCATAAGATGCCACAAAGAGCAAGGCACAAGCCGGAGACAGAGCCAATCCTCCCTCCAAGGTCCGGCATCAAATTCCTCGAGCCAGCCCCGAGGACGCCGTGGCAGCAGGCTTAGTGCTGAGAGCGGCTCCCAGAGCTCTGGCAGACAGGTGACATCCAGGTCCTCCAGGGATTCCGCGCTGCCTGAACACAGAAGGCATTCCCAGAACCAGGAACGAAGCCGTTCCCCGCGGGATCGTCGGGCTTCCAATTCCCCAAGACAGTCTGGAGGAAGCCAGAGCCGCAGTCCCAGGCAGCGGCGGCCATCTCAGGCACGACGCCACTCCCAGAACCAGCCCTGA